The following are from one region of the Corallincola holothuriorum genome:
- a CDS encoding RNA recognition motif domain-containing protein: MNAVNFIKSLLFSAALALLGYLAVQFLNIQISGSVLFAAGLVIGGVVVPLFLPSHSADDIDDEEDDEDHHVEPGEVKTLYVGNLPYRANEAAVRELFEKYGKVFSVRLMKDRQTGRRKGYGFVEMSQADASKAVTALNDNEFQQRTLKVREAKERKDEDT, encoded by the coding sequence TGCAGTTAATTTTATCAAGTCTCTCCTCTTTAGTGCCGCATTGGCCTTATTAGGATATCTCGCAGTACAGTTTCTAAATATTCAAATCAGTGGCAGTGTTTTGTTTGCCGCTGGCCTTGTCATTGGTGGCGTTGTTGTTCCATTGTTTTTGCCAAGCCATAGCGCTGATGACATTGATGATGAAGAAGACGATGAAGACCATCATGTCGAGCCAGGTGAAGTTAAAACCCTTTACGTGGGAAATCTTCCCTACCGTGCGAATGAAGCCGCCGTGCGCGAATTATTTGAGAAGTACGGCAAAGTGTTTTCGGTACGCCTAATGAAAGATCGTCAAACTGGCCGTCGTAAAGGTTATGGTTTTGTCGAGATGAGCCAAGCGGATGCAAGTAAAGCGGTGACCGCGCTGAATGACAATGAGTTCCAACAGCGAACGTTGAAAGTACGTGAAGCTAAGGAACGTAAAGACGAAGATACCTAA